The sequence atatgaaattaattaAGATACatacaaatctttttaaaattagaattttcccatttttcattaTCTGTTCAAATTTCTCTGTTAATTGGAGGTGATATTCACACCCAAATTGCCTCGTTCTTCAAGGAAACAACAATTCTTGATCCCTAAATGTAAGCCTTCTGCAGCAGGGATAATAAAATAATGACCCTAAATGCAATTTAGAACTTTCCCTGTTCCTTCTCACTCACCTCAGCTTTCACCACTTTCTATTCCTCCTTAAACACGCAGGTACGTTACACCTTAGCCTTGAAGTGACAAAGTGGTGAGTAAGTTATTATTTGCTCTTATGTTCTTATGGAAACATATCACCCTACTTTATATGTACAGTATGTTATTGTTCCAAGTGCTTGTTCTTACATGTATGACCACATATAACTTGCCCAACATGTATGTCTGTTATGGAAGaatatgtcattatttttatttaacagaGGATAACTGCCTTGCTTTTAAATTCCTGTGAACAAGGTGGGTCTCCTATGTCTTAGCCCATCTATCCAATGATTTTGGTTGCTAATCTGCAAgtatacatatttttcccatgAGCCAATTCCTCCAGGAACagcatctcctttttttttttctcatacccACCAGCTCTAATAATCAGGGAGGTTTCTGATTATGGATAATGTTTACAAGCTTCTTCTTCCAGCACCCATATTTTGTCAATTTGTCCCGAAACTCTTTGGTTTTCACTGCATAAATAATAGGATTAAGCATTGGAGGTACAAGGAAGTAGAGGCTGCCAAGAATGGTGTGCACATGAGGTGGGATTCCCTGGCCAAAGCGATgagtgagaaaagaaaacagtgagGGAGTGTAAGAGATAAGCATGACACAGATGTGTGTGGTACAGGTATTTACTGCTTTCTGGTGGGCTTCCTGAGAAGAGAGCCGCATCACAGCCCGGATGATCAGCACATAAGATGAGGCAATAGCTGAGATGTCTACCCCAGCAACCAACAAGGCCACCACCAGACCATACACCCTGTTGACTGTGGTGTCCACACACACCATCTTCACCACGGCCATGTGCTCACAGTAGGTGGTGGGGATGACATGCCTGGCATGAAAGGGCATCTGCTGGAGGAGGATGGGCATGGGGAGAATGAGCAGGACAGCTCTCACTAAACTCACGAGGCCGATGAGCCCGATGCGGCTGTTGGAAAGGATGGTGGCATAGCGCAGGGGCTcacagatggccacgtagcggtcaaAGGCCATGGACATGAGGATGGCAGACTGCAAGGCAGAGATGGAGTGGAGGAAGAACAGCTGGACCAGGCAGCCCTCAAAGCTGATGTCACTCTGGTCAAACCAGAAGATGCACAGCACCTTGGGGATGGTGGTCGTGGACATGCCCAGGTCCGTGAGGGCCAGCATGCCAAGGAGCAGGAACATGGGCTTATGCAGGGAGCGCTCTGTGGAGATGGTGAAGAGGATGGTGCAGTTCCCCAGGATGGTGACAAAGTAcatggaagagaaaggaagagagatccACTTGTGTTTGTCCTCCATCCCAGgaatgccttggagaaggaagaaaggggggTGGCCCTGGGAAGCATTGCAGCCAGTCATGCTGGTCCCCTGGTGGAGCACCTGAAAAGGGCaattcagaaacaactgagtctggattttaaaaagaatcaagattttcaaagtagaaataaaagtTGGAATATTAAGATACACAAAAATAATTCTGGGGGAGGTTGGATGAAGgcaatcaaaaggtacaaactttctgTTATAAttagtactagggatgtaatgtgcAATATGATAAATATGTTTGACAGTTAAGAGTAAATTCTAAGAGttcttatcaaaaagaaaaatatttttttctatttctttaaaattttgtatatgcatgagatgatgaatgttcacAAACCTTAGTGTGATAATCGTTTCATGaggtatataagttaaattatgCTGTACTCTTTACACTTATACAAGTGCTGTATataaactatatctcaataaaactgaaaaaaagagaatatcTTCAAAACCACCATAGCCTGTTTGACTTCCATTTGATCAGAACTGTAGGTTTCCACAGTGTTTTCTAAAGTTCAACACTGAAGATTCAGCACAGTTTGGATTTTCCAGCAAGCCCGCATGTATCCATCTGGCAAGAAATTTAGACTGTCGTGGTTGAGAATATCCTATGAAGCACTGAGTCCCCTGTTCTCTAGACTAAATTCAGATAAGCTATAATTTGTAATAACGCCTTGGTATGCTAATACTGCTAttgacttcatgctcctgattCCCCTCTATATTGCAGTCTAAAAGAACAGCCTGggactccaattaaaaaataataataaatgagaaaaagggTAGATTTAAAGTAGcataaaaaataattctgatatCATGATATATGTAATCAATATGATACAGTAGCACACTGTAGTATTAGAGTAGTAATAATGTGGCATAAAATTAATATCTAAGAGCATGTGTTttatcataattattttattaaggaCAGATTGATTCATTGTTTATTATCAGAACATGctaaattttaagaatatattgCATCTATTTTTAGTGAATTTTCACTTAAAGACTatacttaaaatatgtgaaacaaaaataaattcaatgagAAATTAATGAAGTATTACATAGCTCTCAACAAACAAGATCAAGTAGGtcaacaaaagtttttaaaaaataataaaacttaggCTTATAATATAATTCTccattcaaaaatttaaatatatacatttaagatGTTATATCTACAGTGTAATATTATTTAACCAtaaaaaaatcttgccatttgggacaatgtggatggacttagagggttgtttgctaagtgaaataagtcagatagggaaagaaaactatattttctttttcacttttatttggaatctgtatattttcactcatacgtggaatctaaaagaaaaaaaaaaaaaatagcaagaaatAGAGATACAAAGAGCAAActgttgccagaggggagggtggaagaatgggtgaaaaaggagaaggggactaaaAGGTACAAATTacccattataaaataaataagtcacaaggaTGTAATGCCTAGAACAGGGAATATtatcaataatattataataaactTTATGTTTGTAATCTACAAAAAATTGGATAACTAGACTATAAACTTGaagctaatacaatattgtaagtcaactatactttaatttaaaaaaaatgtattgtaaaaaaggaaaaaaagggaagaaaaagaaaacttatggtgcagataaagaatatatacatttatcaaTGAGGAAAAATTTTAAGAACATGTATCACTTTCACACAGTAAAGCAAtccacaattatttaaaaaatacaggtttGCTGTCAATATGGGACTCAAGGGGACCTTAGTGACTAGAAATGTACAATAATGAATAAGAATGAAACAGGGGGTGAGATTCTGATCACCTGAAGCTCAGAGATGAGGCCACCAGAATATAAAGCCCTTACTCACCTAGAATCACTTACCTGAATGTAAGACAATAAGAGAGTGGAAAACTAGTCCCACACACGGTCTTCAAATATGTACATGTGagtgtgtacacatgtatgtaGGTGTACCTTAGCAAACATCAATTTGCCTCTCGGAGAGCACATTAACAGTCCTGCATTTCTCCACTCCTCACCTTCAGGCTTTCTTCATGATGTGGCTCTTTAAGTAACCTAAGTATAGGCCCCCAAATGCCCAGAATTAGCTCTTTTTTAACTCCCTGATTCCCCAAACGTACACACTAGGCATCACTACTATTATGTGTAACATTGACTCTGGAGGTTGCCGTGTGCTCCCAGTAGATAAAGCTGGTTGACTTTAGGGATTCTGGGAAACTTCCAGTATTTTGCAGTCCTGGAGGAGCCTGAGAGACAGGAAGTGAAGCTAAAACTTAATCTAGGACTAGATTAGGCTTTGCAGTTTAGGTATCACAATGGCCCTCATTCCCATACATGTGTAGGTAGGAGAGCCAGGAGAGCTTTACTACCTGGCTGGAGTAGCCATGCTCTTAAATGCAAAAGAGGTAAACCCCTGTTGTTGATATCCTGCCTTTCACTCTAACCTTTTTGCAGTTCAATGGCTTTTCCATGGACACTTCCCAGGTCATTCTCTGCAACTCAGATTTCCCCAGCCCTTATAGTCTCTCATGTTGTTAGAGTCCCACCTTTCTGCAGTGGAAGCCGTATGGTTGTGTCTCTAAGCAGATACATCTTTGCTAGCCTGTTTATATGCTCTCAAGCACTGGATCCAATTTGGCCAACGTTTCTTTTCTCATGAGTCCAGAGGAAGCAAAGTATTAAAGTTCATCAAAAAGCATGCTGCCAAGTCCAACGCAAAATGCACAAGGCAGAACAAAACCATCACAAAATCTTGCAAAGACTAAACAGAAATAGGACTCAGAGCTAGATTCTAAATCCTGATGCAGTGCAAGTTCTTCCTGCAGACAGGCTCTGTAGGGCGACTTTGTTCAGAGTCAGTGACAATAAGAGTGAAAGAGTGACAGAAGAATGTGAGTGCCAAAACAAAGGTGCTGGGTCAATCAGTATATTAGCAGAAAGAGTACATCAATACAAACATAGATGCACCTGCTCATAGACACATCCACACAAATTCCCCTGCAGAAGCTGTGACTCTTCagtacacttcagttcagtcactcagtcatgtctgactcgttgcaaccccgtggactacagcatgccaaacCTCCCTgttcatctccaactcccagagtttactcaaactcatgtccattgagtcagtgatgacattcaACTACCTCATCACCTgtcctcaccttctcctcccaccttcaatctttcccagcatcaggatcctttccaatgagtcagttctttgcatcaggtggccaaagtattggagtttcagctttagcaccagtccttccagtgaatattcaggactgattcctttagaatggactggttggatctccttgcagtccaggggactctcaggagccttctccaacaccacagttcaaaagcatcaattcttcagcactcagctttctttatagtgtaactctcatatccatacatgactactggaaaaaccatagccttgactaactagatctttgttggcaaagtaatatctctgctttttaatatgctgtctaggttggtcataattttcttccaaggagcaagtgtcctttaatatcatggctccagtcaccatctgcagtgattttggagcccccaaaaataaagtctgtcactgtttccattgtctccccatttattttccatgaagtgatgggaccagatgccatgatttttgttttctgaatgctgagctttaagccaactttttcactctcctctttcactttcatcaaaaggctcttagttcttcactttctgccataagggtggtgtcatccgcatatctgaggttattgatatttctcctggcaatcttgattccagcttgtgcttcctccagtccagcatttctcatgatgtactctgaatctaagttaaataagcagggtgacaatatacagccttgacgtgctcctttccctatttggaaccggtctgttgttccatgtccagttctaactgttgcttcctgacctgcatacagatttctcaggaggcaggtcaggtgatctggtattcccatctcttgaagaatttttcacagtttgttgtgatccacacagtcaacggctttggcatagtcaataaagcagaaatacatgtttttctggatctcttcctttttcaagaGTTCATTGTCGTGATCCaacagaggttggcaatttggtctggttcctctgccttttctaaaccctgcttgaacatctggaagttcatagttcacatcattttgaagcctggcttggagaattttgagcattaccttactagtgtgtgagatgagtgcaattgtgtggtagttagagcattctttggcattgcgtttctttggaattggaatgaaaactgaccttttccagtcctgtggccactgctgagttttccaaattgtctggcatattgagtacaacactttcacagcatcatcttttagaatttgaaatagctgaactggaattccatcacctccactagctttgttcatattgatgctccattccaggatgtctggctctaggtgagtgatcataccactgtgcttacctgggtcatgaagatttttttttgtatagttcgtctgagtattcttgccacctcttcttaatatcttctgcttttatgAGGctcataccatttatgtcctttttcgagcccatctttgcatgaaatgttcccttggtatctctaattttcttgaggagatctctagtctttcccattctattgctttcctctatttctttgtactgatcactgaggaaggctttcatatttctccttgctattctttggaactctgcattcaaatgggtgtatctttccttttctcttttgcttttcccttcccttcttttcacagctatttgtaaggcctcctcagacagccattttgcttttttgcatttctttttcttgcggatGGTCTTGaaccctgcctcctgtacaatgtcacgaacctccatctatagttcatcaggcactctgtctatcagatctagtcccttaaatctatttctcacttccactgtataatcgtaagggatttgatttaggtcatacctgaatggtctagtggttttcccgactttcttcaatttagctccaaatttggtaataaggagttcatgatctgagccacagtcagctcccagtcttgtttttgctgactgtatagaacttttccatcttcggctgcaaagaatatgatcaatctcactttggtattgaccacctggtgatgtccatgtgtagagtcttctgttcTGTTATTGGAGgagggtgtatgctatgaccagtgcattctcttggcaaaactctattagcctttgccctgcttcattctgtactccaaggccaaatttgcctgttactccaggtgtttcttgacttcctacttttgcatttcactACCTTGTaatgtaaaggacatcttttttgggtgttagttctagaaggtcttgtatgtcttcatagaaccgttcaacttcagcattactgatcagggcctagacttagattactgtgatattgaatggtttgccttggaaaggaacagagatcactctgtcatttaAGAGATTGTGCCCAGGTccttcatttctgactcttttgttgactatgatggctgcttcatttcttctaagggattctagcccacagtagtagatataatggtcatctgagttaaattcacccattccaatccattttagtttgctgattcctaaaatgttcatgttcactcttgccatctcctgtttgaccactttcaatttgctttGAATCATAGACCtgacattccaagttcctatgcaacattgctcttaGAGAATCGGACCTTGCACccgtcacattcacaactgggtgttgttttttgctctgtctcttcattttttctggggttatttctccactaatctccagtagcatactgggcacctaccgacctgggtagttcatctttcagtgtcctatctttttgccttttcatactcttcatggggttctcaaggcaagaatactgaagtggcttgccattcccttctccagtggaccatgttttatcagaactctccaccatgacccgtccattttgggtggccctacatggcatggctcatagtttcattgagttagacaaggctgtggtccttgtgatTAAACTGGTTACttttctgtgatggtggttttcattctgtctgccccctgatgaagaaggataagaggctcatGGAAACTTCCTGATTGGAGAGActtactgagggggaaactgggtcttgttctgatggtcgGGGctatgctcaataaatctttaatccaattttttgttgaagggctgggctgtgttccctccttgttatttgacctgaggccaaaccatCGTGGGGGTGATgcagataatggcgacctccttcaaaatgtcCCATGCATGCTCTGCTACACTCGGTGCTCCCAGCCCTGCatcaggccaccgctgacccacgcctccaccagagactcctggacactcatgggcaagtctgagtcagtctcttttgtggtcactgctcctttctcctggttccTGGTGCACAtgaggttctgtttgtgccctccaagagtctgtgtAAGTTCTAGCGGCTCTATGGTggagttaatggtgacctcctccaagaaggcttatCCATACCCAGGTCcactgcacccagagcctctgcccctgcagcagtccactgctcaCCCATACCTCTTCAGGAGACATGCATACAcagctctgtctctgtctctgtgagaTCTCTGGGTCCTGACACGTACAAGACATGTTTGAgcactctgagcatctctggtgggtatggggtttgattctaactGTGATTTTGCCCTTCCTATCATcttactggggcttctcctttgcccttggacgtggggtatcgcCTCACAGTCACTCCAGTGCCGCACAGCCGCTGCTCAAGTGCCGTGCAGCTTCTCTGGCTCTAATAACATGCAAAAATTCTGGGCTCAGTCATTTGCCCAGAGAGGCTATAATGACAGTAACAAGcaaaaaataatcatttcttcCTAGTCCTGCTTCCCATTATTTTATCTTTGGTGCTGTCAAATACATGAATGCTACTAAAGAAACTTTTCTTGCATAATACACCCCCAATTCTATCAAGCACCTTCTGTTATTGACCAGAGGATTCTCActttaataaaaacttttaacCTTAACTTTCTGGACAATCACTCCCATCTGATTTCTCTCCAGATCCTGTATGCCTCTCATAGCATCATATATGGCAAATAGTAGgtaatttagttgctaagtcatgtcctactcttgcgatcccaaggactgaagcctgccaggctcctctgtccatgggattccccaaacaaaaatactgaagttggttgccatttccttccccagggatcttcctgacctagggattgaatccaggtttcctgcgtTGCCggcagtctcctacattgcaggcaacttctttacctactgagccaccaggtaagcccaaatAGTGGGCATATATaaatgtcaaatgaatgaatagacAGATGAATCAGCTCATTTTAATATGAACTTAAAATGTATCCTATTTCATAAGATTtcacatgtttttgttttcttgtgtctATAAACACCAAAAGCATGCCTG comes from Dama dama isolate Ldn47 chromosome 1, ASM3311817v1, whole genome shotgun sequence and encodes:
- the LOC133053633 gene encoding olfactory receptor 52E4-like → MTGCNASQGHPPFFLLQGIPGMEDKHKWISLPFSSMYFVTILGNCTILFTISTERSLHKPMFLLLGMLALTDLGMSTTTIPKVLCIFWFDQSDISFEGCLVQLFFLHSISALQSAILMSMAFDRYVAICEPLRYATILSNSRIGLIGLVSLVRAVLLILPMPILLQQMPFHARHVIPTTYCEHMAVVKMVCVDTTVNRVYGLVVALLVAGVDISAIASSYVLIIRAVMRLSSQEAHQKAVNTCTTHICVMLISYTPSLFSFLTHRFGQGIPPHVHTILGSLYFLVPPMLNPIIYAVKTKEFRDKLTKYGCWKKKLVNIIHNQKPP